GGCATACCGCCGATCCTCCTGGCGGTTCTGCGTTTCGGGGTCGCCCTCGTGTGCGTCTATGCCTGGACGCGCCTGGCCGGCGTCTCCCTGTACGTAGCCCGGGGCGATCGCCTCATCATCACCGTTCCCGCCCTCGTCATGGCCGCGCAGATCCTCTTCCTGAACATCGGCGCGGAGCAGACTTCCGGAAGCCATGCCGTGCTGTTCATGCAGACCTACCCCTTCGTGGTCGCCGCCATTTCCCATTACATCATACCGGGCGACCGCCTCACCATGATGAAGGTCGTCGGACTGGTCCTGGCCGGCGGCGGCATGGTGCTGACCATATACGACGAAGCGGGGGGGCCGTCGACCCCGCTGGGCGACGTCCTGGTCCTCTGCAGCTCCATCAGCCTGGCCATCCAGATCATGATCAACAAGGTCCTGGTCAGGCGTATCTCCCCTGTCTCGGTCATATTCTGGCAGCAGGTGGTCGTGCTGCCCATTTTTTCCATCCTCTGGGCGCTGACCGAATGGCACCTGCCCGTTACGATCGACCCGGCCATTGTAGCGGCGGTCCTGTATCAGGGCGCCATCGTGGCCGGATTCTGCTTTCTCGTCTGGATCAGGCTGCTGCAGCGTCACAGCGCCACCCAGATCAGCGCCTTCTTCTTCACGACCCCGCTTTTCGGCGTCCTGCTGAGCTGGCTGATCCTGGGCGACCAGGTAACGACCTATCTCACCGGCGGCCTGTTGCTGCTGGCGGCCGGACTCTGGGTGGTCAACCGGTATTGAAGAGGGGAATCCCTCGTCTGCGCGACTGAAGGCCAACAACCCACATCTTCAGAAAGGAAAATCAACGATGATCATCGACTGCCACTCACACGCATGGGATTACTGGCCATACGAACCGGCGGTTCCCGATCCGGAGAACCGGGGCACGGCGGAGATGCTGCTCCACGAAATGGATCTGGCGGGGGTGGACAAGGCGGTGCTGGTCTGCGCCCGGATCGAACACAATCCCAATAACAACGACTACGGGGCCGAATGTGTTCAACGGTTCCCCGATCGTTTCATCCAGTTCGCCGACGTGGACTGCTCCTGGTCCGACACCTACCACACGCCGGGCGGCGCCGGCAGGCTGGCCGAAGCGGTGGAGAAGTACCGGTTGAAGGGGTTCACCCACTATCTCAAGGGCGACACGGACTGGTTCGAATCGTCCGAGGGCCTCGCGTTCTTCGAGAAAGCGGCCGAACTCAACCAGATCGCATCCCTCGCTCTCAGTCCGGCCTGGATGCCCGCCCTGCGAAAACTCGCGCGCCGGTTCCCGGACACGCCCTTTCTGTGCCATCACATGGCCGGCGTAAAGGTCGGGGAACCTCCGCCGCGGCCGATGCTCCGGGAGGTACTGGACTCAGCGGACGCGCCGAACATCCACATCAAGCTGTCCGGCTTCCAGTACGTGTCGGAGACTGCCTCGGAATATCCCTATTCGGACTGCATGTGGATCGTCCGCAAGCTCTACGAGTACTACGGGGCGGACCGCCTCTGCTGGGCCTCCAATTATCCGCCTGTCGCCCGTGCGAGCACCTACCAGCACGCGCTGGAGGCCGTTCGGACCCACTGTTCCTTCATCGCGAAGGCAGATATGGACCTCGTCCTGGGCGGCAACCTGGAGCGGTTGCTCGCGGACGCCGGGTGAGGTCCGAGACGTTCAGCCGCCAAATCTATAGACTGATCCGAGATTCCCGTATCGCCATGAACCCCGGCCGGCGTTATACGAAACGGTGAAGCCTGTCCCGCTCGAGAAGAACAGCCCCACGCCCGCTGATCCGAGCAGCGCGATGCTGCTTGATTCTTCCATATCGGCGCCAAAGCCGAAATTAACGTAACTTATTTCCACCATCGGAAGTCTTACAAACAGTTCAACGGGAACTTCCTTTGAGTTTAACGGGAACTTCCTTTGAATTGAAGTCATTAAATGATGTATACATTACGTAACTCGTGTATGACTCGAGAGGTCGATTCAGGCTGTTACGGGGAGCAATAATGGCGTACACCCGATTCTTATTCCGCGTATTGAAGTTTCAGCGTCTTTTTGCCACGCTGGCCTTAGCGGTGTTCATCGCTGCCGGATGCGGCGACGCCAGTTCCGGTACCGGCGATAACGCGAACGAAGACAAGGACGGCGAAGCCGAAGCGGATTCCACCGCACCGCCTCCCGTCCCCGTGAGCGTGATATCCGCTTCCCTGGGCACCATTTCCGACGTCATCCTGACGACGGCCACGGTGGAGGCGGACCGCGACGCCCGCATATTCCCGAGAACCACCGCGATGATCGAAGACATCCTGGTCCAGGAAGGGGACCGCGTCCAACGGGGACAGACGCTTGCCGTCCTGGAACACGCCGAGGAAGAAGTCGCCCTGGCCCGGGCGGAGGCGATCAGGCAGGCCCGGAAGCAGGAGTTCGACCGGTCGGTCGCCATGCTGAACGGCCAGCTCATCAGCGAGGTGGACCACGAAGCCAAAGAGCGGGAATACATCATAGCGAAGGCGGAATGGGAATCCGCCAAGGTATCGTACGACAAGACCACCATCACGGCCCCATTCCGCGGCACGATTACCGAACGGCACCTCAATGTCGGCAACATGGCCAGGCCGGGCGATCCCCTCTTCACGCTGGTGGATCTGAACACCCTGCTGATCTACACCTACCTGCCGGAAATGGAATGGTCTCACGTGGCCGCGGGCCAGGACGTCGTGCTGGAAACCGATACCCTTCCCGACGGAGCGTTCGGCGGGAAGGTCCATCGCGTGAGTTCCATCATCAACCCGCAGAACGGCACCTTCAAGGTAACCATCAGGATCAACGACCCCGGCTGGCGTTTGAAACCCGGTATGTTCGTCCGCGTCAAGATCCTCGCCGACCAGCACGAGGACGTGCTGCTGATCCCCAAGATCGCCCTGCTGGACGGCAACTACGTCTTTACCGTGCTGGATGACAGTCTGGCAGTTCGCGCCGAACTGACCCTGGGTCTGCAGGACGCCGATTTCGTCGAAATCGAAGAAGGGCTGAATCCCGGCGACCGGATCGTCATCGCCGGGCACCGAAGCATGAAGGACAGCACCCGGGTCAAAATCGTAACGCCCTGATTTGCGGTAAACGCCCTGATCTACGGAAGACGCCCTCC
This window of the Gemmatimonadota bacterium genome carries:
- a CDS encoding efflux RND transporter periplasmic adaptor subunit translates to MAYTRFLFRVLKFQRLFATLALAVFIAAGCGDASSGTGDNANEDKDGEAEADSTAPPPVPVSVISASLGTISDVILTTATVEADRDARIFPRTTAMIEDILVQEGDRVQRGQTLAVLEHAEEEVALARAEAIRQARKQEFDRSVAMLNGQLISEVDHEAKEREYIIAKAEWESAKVSYDKTTITAPFRGTITERHLNVGNMARPGDPLFTLVDLNTLLIYTYLPEMEWSHVAAGQDVVLETDTLPDGAFGGKVHRVSSIINPQNGTFKVTIRINDPGWRLKPGMFVRVKILADQHEDVLLIPKIALLDGNYVFTVLDDSLAVRAELTLGLQDADFVEIEEGLNPGDRIVIAGHRSMKDSTRVKIVTP
- a CDS encoding amidohydrolase family protein gives rise to the protein MIIDCHSHAWDYWPYEPAVPDPENRGTAEMLLHEMDLAGVDKAVLVCARIEHNPNNNDYGAECVQRFPDRFIQFADVDCSWSDTYHTPGGAGRLAEAVEKYRLKGFTHYLKGDTDWFESSEGLAFFEKAAELNQIASLALSPAWMPALRKLARRFPDTPFLCHHMAGVKVGEPPPRPMLREVLDSADAPNIHIKLSGFQYVSETASEYPYSDCMWIVRKLYEYYGADRLCWASNYPPVARASTYQHALEAVRTHCSFIAKADMDLVLGGNLERLLADAG
- a CDS encoding DMT family transporter, with amino-acid sequence MTHIDENQPLTTRSVLLVLMLCTLWGGLVVSVKVGLEGIPPILLAVLRFGVALVCVYAWTRLAGVSLYVARGDRLIITVPALVMAAQILFLNIGAEQTSGSHAVLFMQTYPFVVAAISHYIIPGDRLTMMKVVGLVLAGGGMVLTIYDEAGGPSTPLGDVLVLCSSISLAIQIMINKVLVRRISPVSVIFWQQVVVLPIFSILWALTEWHLPVTIDPAIVAAVLYQGAIVAGFCFLVWIRLLQRHSATQISAFFFTTPLFGVLLSWLILGDQVTTYLTGGLLLLAAGLWVVNRY